TTACAAACCTCCATCAACGCTTCAAAAATATTTTCGTTGTGAATAGCACTTCGCTGAAGTTCCTTTAACAAGGCATCTGTATCATTTGCTTTATGAAGATTTTCTAAGGTTTTAATTTGAAATTGTTTCTCGTTTTCAGTTGCTCTAATAATTTCCACTGGAATTACTGTTGGAGATCCCTTACTACTTAAAAACGTATTTACACCTATTATTGGAAATTTACCATTATGTTTTAAAGTTTCATAATATAAACTCTCTTCTTGTATTTTAGAACGCTGATACATCGTTTCCATGGCCCCTAAAACACCTCCCCGTTCCGTAATTCTATCAAATTCTAAAAGCACTGCTTCTTCTACCAAATCGGTTAACTCTTCAATGATAAATGAACCTTGTATTGGGTTTTCATTTTTGGCTAAACCTAACTCTTTATTTATTATAAGTTGAATCGCCATAGCTCGACGTACACTTTCTTCTGTTGGTGTTGTAATAGCCTCATCATACGCATTGGTGTGTAATGAATTACAGTTATCGTAAATTGCATATAACGCTTGAAGGGTTGTTCTAATATCATTAAAATCAATTTCTTGAGCATGCAAACTACGTCCAGAAGTTTGAATATGATATTTTAGCATTTGAGCTCTGGCATTTGCACCATATTTATGTTTCATGGCTTTTGCCCAAATTTTTCGAGCTACACGACCAATAACAGCATATTCTGGATCGATACCGTTTGAAAAGAAAAAAGACAAGTTTGGACCAAACTTATTAATATCCATACCTCGACTTAAATAATATTCAACATAGGTAAATCCATTAGATAATGTTAATGCTAATTGCGTAATAGGATTTGCGCCTGCCTCAGCAATATGATATCCTGAAATAGATACCGAATAAAAATTACGTACATTATTTTCAATGAAATATTCTTGAACATCACCCATTAAACGCAATGCAAATTCCGTAGAAAAAATACAGGTATTTTGAGCTTGGTCTTCTTTTAAAATATCGGCTTGAACAGTTCCTCGAACTTGCGTAATTGTTTTAATTTTAATGGCTTCGTAAACAGCTTTAGGTAAAACTTGATCGCCCGTTACACCAAGAAGCATTAATCCTAAACCATTATTACTTTCTGGTAATTCGCCATGGTATTTAGGGCGCTCATTCCCTTTATAAATTTCAGTAATTTTTGCTTCTATTTCTTTTTCTAAACCTTGTTCTTTTATGTAAATTTCACATTGCTGGTCGATGGCTGCATTCATAAAAAAGGCTAACAACATAGGTGCTGGTCCATTAATAGTCATACTCACCGAGGTCATTTCATCGGCTAAATTAAATCCAGAATATAATTTTTTAGCATCATCTAAACAACATATAGAAACCCCCGCATTTCCTATTTTACCATAAATATCTGGTCGTAAATCGGGATCGCTTCCATATAAAGTGACACTATCAAAAGCTGTAGATAATCGTTTTGCAGGCAACCCTGCACTTACATAGTGAAATCGTTTGTTGGTTCGTTCAGGCCCACCTTCTCCTGCAAACATTCTTGCCGGATCTTCTCCCGTTCTCTTAAATGGATATAAACCAGATGTATATGGAAATTCTCCTGGCACGTTTTCTTGTAAGCACCATTTTAAAATATCGCCCCATGCTTGATATTTTGGCAAAGCGACTTTAGGTATTTGAGTATGCGATAACGATTCGGTATGTGTTTCTATTTTTATTTCTTTATCGCGGACTTTAAATGTATAAACAGGGTTTTTGTATTTGTTTACTTTACCTTCCCAACCTGTAGTTATCTCCCAATTATAAGGATCAAAATTTAGCTTAACGCGGTCAAATTCTGAAATAAGTAATTTGACAAAATCTTGATTATTATCCTGAACTTGTTTGAAAATTTCATCATTATTTAATCCATATTTATCTAAAAAAGACCTCTCGACTGCGCTCGATGCGACATTAAGAACTGAACAAATAGTTTTATAAATCCCATATAGTTTTTGAGCCACTTCAACTTGCTCAGTAACTTTAGTATCGTATGCTCGATTACTTTCTGCTATTTCAGACAAGTAGCGTGTTCTTGATGGTGGAATGACAAATATTTTCTCACTCATTTCATCTGAAATATGGAATGTTGATTTTAAATCAGCTTCCGTTTTTTCAACCAACTTATTCATAACAGCTTTATAGAGCGTATTCATTCCTGGGTCGTTAAATTGTGATGCTATTGTTCCGAAAACAGGCAAATCATCCTGTGGTGTGTCCCAAAGATTATTGTTACGCATATATTGTTTCTTTACATCTCGCAATGCATCCAGTGACCCCCGTTTATCGAATTTGTTAATAGCTACTAAATCGGCAAAATCAAGCATATCAATCTTTTCTAACTGTGTAGCTGCCCCAAATTCTGGAGTCATTACATAAAGCGACACATCACTATGTTCAATAATTTCGGTATCTGACTGACCAATACCTGAAGTTTCTAAAATAATTAAATCATATTCGGCTGCTTTCAAAACTTCAACTGCTTCATTAACATGTTTTGATAACGCTAAATTAGATTGTCGGGTTGCCAAACTACGCATATAAACCCGAGAATTATTAATAGCATTCATACGAATACGATCACCCAAAAGCGCTCCACCAGTTTTACGTTTAGAAGGATCTACAGAAACTATTCCAACTGTTTTTTCTGGAAAATCGATTAAGAAACGACGTACTAGCTCATCAACTAAACTCGACTTACCAGCACCACCTGTACCTGTAATTCCTAAAACAGGACAAGCCCCTATTAATTTCCCCAAAGGTGAAAAAATGTTTGAGAAAGCTTCGTTATTATTTTCTGCTAAAGAAATTAATCGTGCAATTGTATTTACATTTTTATTTTTAAGATTTTCTAAAACTCTATCATTTCCTAATTCTAACAACCAGGAAGCATCTTTGTTACATACTTCTAAAGTTTGAGTTTCTTTCTCTTTGGGAAGGGTTAAGGAAGCGCTTTCGGCTTTTTTTACTAAATCATTAATCATCCCTTGAAGCCCCATTTCTCGTCCATCGTCTGGCGAATAAATACGAGTAATGCCATAATTCATCAATTCTTTAATTTCAGAAGGCAAAATAACACCACCACCACCACCAAAAATCTTGATGTGTCCAGCGCCTTTTTCCTGTAATAAATCATACATGTATTTAAAATACTCCATATGCCCACCTTGGTAAGATGTTAAACAAATAGCGTTCACATCTTCTTGAATTGCTGTATTTACAACTTCTTCAACACTTCTATCATGCCCTAAATGAATGACCTCTACTCCTGTAGCTTGAATAATTCGACGCATAATATTTATCGACGCATCGTGTCCATCAAAAAGGGATGCTGCAGTTACAATACGTACTTTATTAATTGGCTTATATGGTGTTACTTGTATCATTCTTAAAGAAACTTATTTTTATCGTTGCTAATTTACGGAATATTCAAAAAATCCAACTATTTTCAAGAGATTATCTAAATTCATTATTGCAATCTGTTTTCTGTTAATTTTTAAAGTATTTTTAACCTCTAATTTGACTTAAAAGTAATGAACAAAATTACCATATTAATTCACTGTAACGATTTACCTGGCATTGTTGCATCTGTAACTAATTTTATTGCAGAAAAACAAGGCAACATC
The nucleotide sequence above comes from Flavobacteriaceae bacterium HL-DH10. Encoded proteins:
- a CDS encoding methylmalonyl-CoA mutase family protein is translated as MIQVTPYKPINKVRIVTAASLFDGHDASINIMRRIIQATGVEVIHLGHDRSVEEVVNTAIQEDVNAICLTSYQGGHMEYFKYMYDLLQEKGAGHIKIFGGGGGVILPSEIKELMNYGITRIYSPDDGREMGLQGMINDLVKKAESASLTLPKEKETQTLEVCNKDASWLLELGNDRVLENLKNKNVNTIARLISLAENNNEAFSNIFSPLGKLIGACPVLGITGTGGAGKSSLVDELVRRFLIDFPEKTVGIVSVDPSKRKTGGALLGDRIRMNAINNSRVYMRSLATRQSNLALSKHVNEAVEVLKAAEYDLIILETSGIGQSDTEIIEHSDVSLYVMTPEFGAATQLEKIDMLDFADLVAINKFDKRGSLDALRDVKKQYMRNNNLWDTPQDDLPVFGTIASQFNDPGMNTLYKAVMNKLVEKTEADLKSTFHISDEMSEKIFVIPPSRTRYLSEIAESNRAYDTKVTEQVEVAQKLYGIYKTICSVLNVASSAVERSFLDKYGLNNDEIFKQVQDNNQDFVKLLISEFDRVKLNFDPYNWEITTGWEGKVNKYKNPVYTFKVRDKEIKIETHTESLSHTQIPKVALPKYQAWGDILKWCLQENVPGEFPYTSGLYPFKRTGEDPARMFAGEGGPERTNKRFHYVSAGLPAKRLSTAFDSVTLYGSDPDLRPDIYGKIGNAGVSICCLDDAKKLYSGFNLADEMTSVSMTINGPAPMLLAFFMNAAIDQQCEIYIKEQGLEKEIEAKITEIYKGNERPKYHGELPESNNGLGLMLLGVTGDQVLPKAVYEAIKIKTITQVRGTVQADILKEDQAQNTCIFSTEFALRLMGDVQEYFIENNVRNFYSVSISGYHIAEAGANPITQLALTLSNGFTYVEYYLSRGMDINKFGPNLSFFFSNGIDPEYAVIGRVARKIWAKAMKHKYGANARAQMLKYHIQTSGRSLHAQEIDFNDIRTTLQALYAIYDNCNSLHTNAYDEAITTPTEESVRRAMAIQLIINKELGLAKNENPIQGSFIIEELTDLVEEAVLLEFDRITERGGVLGAMETMYQRSKIQEESLYYETLKHNGKFPIIGVNTFLSSKGSPTVIPVEIIRATENEKQFQIKTLENLHKANDTDALLKELQRSAIHNENIFEALMEVCKVCSLGDITTALFEVGGQYRRNM